The SAR324 cluster bacterium genome includes a window with the following:
- a CDS encoding PilZ domain-containing protein codes for MTNAASIGLELLAPEDTVIISRFAPRIRWLHWFNATMILLLYTLGISQIVELRHVGDFLARDTRWWHITIGIFWMTGSGILSLIVLQNPTGKGGESIVSDKMIVKQWLFLLLSVVVITLMSITGITLYFLRPHDLPGLKSVLIALHGLFAVLYLPLLGYHIYLGTINTDTRYSLSTMLVDVHLQGVIHNFISGLTCRLSDEESILFVDGTVEHVSILSFEARIKTGSWEKWVDLKQMTIVDFVHPSLSGPVRLPVRLDTRLHMGDHLLVNFNYAISHQESARLLLSHAIFFRKLFLEQRFAPRHSCNIPVSGHTLNDNFEGILVDMSVGGVGLLTHFKIKPKTWAWVNIESEALSSPLTLGGRIMTRKKQNKQWVYGLKFMDLSTKEHDLLDRLLLYVKYKGLGTVARKDRSRKKKLKNFKFYE; via the coding sequence ATGACAAATGCCGCAAGTATCGGACTGGAACTGTTAGCACCTGAGGATACTGTCATCATTTCACGATTCGCTCCCCGTATACGATGGTTGCACTGGTTCAATGCGACCATGATTCTGTTACTGTATACTCTGGGGATTTCTCAAATCGTTGAACTACGCCATGTGGGAGATTTTTTAGCTCGGGATACCCGATGGTGGCATATCACCATTGGAATTTTCTGGATGACCGGTTCCGGAATTTTGAGCCTGATTGTGTTGCAGAATCCCACTGGTAAAGGTGGCGAAAGTATCGTTTCAGATAAAATGATCGTGAAACAATGGCTGTTCCTACTCTTGTCAGTGGTCGTGATTACACTGATGTCCATTACGGGAATCACCCTTTATTTTTTACGTCCGCATGATTTGCCGGGACTTAAAAGCGTGTTGATTGCCCTGCATGGACTGTTTGCGGTGTTGTATCTTCCATTATTGGGTTATCATATTTATCTCGGAACCATCAACACCGACACTCGCTATTCGCTAAGCACCATGTTGGTGGATGTTCATCTTCAGGGGGTCATCCATAATTTTATTTCGGGCCTGACTTGCCGGTTGTCAGACGAAGAAAGTATTCTTTTTGTAGATGGAACAGTTGAGCATGTGAGTATTTTATCTTTTGAAGCACGTATCAAAACAGGCTCCTGGGAAAAGTGGGTTGATCTAAAGCAAATGACCATTGTTGATTTTGTCCATCCTTCCTTAAGCGGGCCTGTTCGACTTCCCGTGAGACTGGACACACGTCTTCATATGGGCGATCATCTTCTGGTCAATTTCAATTACGCTATTTCTCATCAGGAATCCGCCAGATTGTTGCTTAGCCATGCAATATTTTTTCGTAAACTATTCCTGGAACAACGATTTGCTCCACGTCATTCCTGCAATATTCCAGTTTCCGGACATACCCTGAATGATAATTTTGAAGGCATTCTGGTGGATATGTCTGTGGGAGGGGTGGGATTGCTGACCCATTTCAAAATTAAACCCAAAACCTGGGCGTGGGTCAACATTGAATCTGAAGCACTATCCAGTCCACTGACCCTGGGGGGACGGATCATGACCAGAAAAAAACAGAATAAACAATGGGTTTATGGTCTGAAGTTCATGGATTTATCCACAAAAGAGCATGATTTGTTGGATCGATTGTTGCTCTATGTCAAATATAAAGGTTTGGGAACCGTTGCCCGGAAAGACCGCTCACGAAAGAAAAAACTGAAAAATTTCAAATTTTATGAATAG
- the kdsB gene encoding 3-deoxy-manno-octulosonate cytidylyltransferase — protein sequence MTFHKVVAIIPARYASTRFPGKPLVKIMGLPMIQRVYQQVTQSGIEKVMVATDDERIARVVKDFGGEVIMTSPDHSTGTDRLAEAAQHLSCEWILNVQGDEPVISPDDLNNLVETTMGTGECPISTLIFPITEETHFNNPNVVKVVLNQNNHALYFSRAAIPYPRHPPQSMWKHLGIYFYRKDFLLAFSKWPQTQLESTESLEQLRILERGYPILCVPAKFEGIGVDHPDDILKVERFLMNNSHKTKETPA from the coding sequence ATGACATTTCATAAGGTTGTCGCCATTATTCCAGCTCGCTACGCATCTACACGATTTCCCGGAAAACCCCTGGTGAAGATCATGGGCCTGCCAATGATCCAGCGTGTATATCAACAGGTCACACAATCAGGAATTGAAAAGGTGATGGTTGCCACGGATGATGAGCGAATTGCCCGGGTTGTAAAAGATTTTGGCGGAGAAGTCATCATGACCAGCCCCGATCACTCTACGGGAACGGATCGTCTGGCTGAAGCCGCACAACATCTATCCTGCGAATGGATCTTGAATGTTCAGGGGGACGAACCGGTCATTTCTCCAGATGATTTGAATAACCTGGTAGAAACCACAATGGGGACAGGTGAGTGTCCAATATCAACCTTGATTTTCCCGATCACAGAGGAGACACACTTTAATAATCCGAATGTAGTCAAGGTTGTTTTAAATCAGAACAACCATGCCTTGTATTTTTCCAGAGCCGCAATTCCTTATCCCCGGCACCCTCCGCAATCCATGTGGAAACATCTTGGTATATATTTTTACCGGAAAGATTTTCTGCTGGCATTCAGTAAATGGCCTCAAACTCAACTGGAAAGCACTGAATCACTGGAACAACTAAGAATATTGGAACGTGGATACCCGATTTTGTGCGTTCCCGCAAAATTTGAGGGGATTGGTGTGGATCATCCAGACGACATCCTTAAAGTGGAGCGTTTTTTAATGAACAACTCCCACAAGACAAAGGAAACTCCAGCATGA
- a CDS encoding aminotransferase class I/II-fold pyridoxal phosphate-dependent enzyme, whose product MKPETISIHAGYQTDPTTKSVAVPIYQTVAYEFDNAQHGADLFNLAVPGNIYTRIMNPTADVLEKRVAALDGGIAGLAVSSGSAAINYSILTIAEQGNNIVSVPMLYGGTYTLFAHMLPKQGIDVRFAKDDSAASLEALIDDKTVAVYCESIGNPAGNIVDIEALAKMAQKHGIPLIVDNTVAPAIIRPIDYGASIVVYSLTKYMGGHGNSLGGLIVDSGKFPWEKYPERFPVLNKPEPSYHGVVYTAAMGPAAYIARARTVPLRNTGSAISPMNAFLILQGIETLPLRMERHCDNALAAAKYLKQHPRVAWVKFAALPDSPYYELAQKYTKGRPSALMSFGIKGGYESAVKFYDALKLFKRLVNIGDAKSLAAHPASTTHRQLSETELTSAGVTADMIRLCIGIEHIDDIVADLEQALAQAAQ is encoded by the coding sequence ATGAAACCAGAAACAATATCCATTCATGCCGGTTATCAAACAGATCCGACCACAAAATCTGTGGCCGTGCCCATTTATCAGACAGTCGCCTATGAATTTGACAACGCCCAGCATGGAGCTGATTTATTCAACCTGGCGGTTCCCGGAAATATTTATACCAGAATCATGAATCCGACTGCGGATGTTCTGGAAAAAAGAGTGGCTGCGCTGGATGGCGGAATTGCCGGACTTGCGGTCAGTTCAGGCAGTGCCGCAATCAATTACTCCATTCTGACGATTGCTGAACAAGGTAACAATATTGTTTCTGTTCCCATGCTTTATGGCGGAACCTATACTTTGTTTGCCCACATGCTCCCCAAGCAGGGAATTGATGTGCGTTTTGCAAAGGATGACAGTGCCGCCAGCCTTGAAGCCTTGATAGATGATAAAACTGTTGCTGTCTATTGCGAAAGCATCGGCAATCCGGCAGGCAATATTGTGGATATTGAAGCCCTTGCGAAAATGGCACAAAAACATGGAATACCATTGATTGTGGATAACACCGTTGCTCCGGCTATCATCAGGCCAATTGACTATGGTGCTTCCATAGTAGTTTACTCACTGACCAAATATATGGGCGGGCATGGAAATTCACTGGGAGGACTCATTGTGGATTCCGGAAAATTCCCCTGGGAAAAATACCCTGAAAGATTTCCTGTGTTGAACAAGCCGGAACCTTCCTATCATGGTGTGGTTTATACGGCCGCGATGGGACCAGCCGCCTATATCGCAAGAGCCCGTACTGTTCCCTTGAGAAATACAGGTTCTGCCATCAGTCCGATGAACGCGTTTCTGATTTTACAGGGAATCGAGACCCTTCCATTGCGCATGGAACGCCATTGTGACAATGCCCTGGCCGCGGCAAAATATTTAAAACAACATCCTAGGGTTGCCTGGGTTAAATTTGCGGCACTTCCAGATTCGCCGTATTATGAACTCGCGCAAAAATATACGAAGGGGCGACCGTCAGCCTTGATGTCTTTTGGAATCAAGGGTGGTTATGAATCCGCTGTCAAATTTTATGATGCTCTCAAATTATTCAAACGTCTGGTCAATATCGGGGATGCCAAGTCATTAGCGGCGCATCCGGCATCAACGACACACAGACAGTTGTCAGAAACCGAACTGACGTCAGCCGGTGTCACCGCTGATATGATACGGCTTTGTATTGGTATTGAGCATATTGATGACATTGTCGCAGATCTGGAACAAGCGTTGGCTCAAGCTGCACAATAG
- a CDS encoding homoserine O-succinyltransferase, with translation MPLVAHSQLPTFDQLRVQGQDVLSLKDALHQDIRELNIGLLNMMPDAALQATERQFMRLIGSCNQIAQFYIHPFSIPGLARGKDTQDYINNFYTSFESVKKQGLDALIITGANVASPMLEQQPFWHTLKEVISWATENVASVLCSCLSTHALVKHLYNIDRYMLPQKLWGVYSHRITQVEHPVLRDINTRFDVPQSRYNTLLREQLEKAGLKILVESLDGGVNMAVSPDNFRIFFLQGHPEYDSNSLLKEYKREILLFLDGKRPDYPPSPENYFSPEAQSIAEQYKLMVFIAKEKGTPIPPFPEQRIEPYLDNTWRDTGKAIFNNWLGLVYQKTAFDHPHPLVRPDSSGKTV, from the coding sequence ATGCCTTTAGTCGCACATAGCCAATTGCCAACTTTTGATCAATTACGTGTACAAGGTCAGGACGTCCTGTCTTTAAAAGATGCTCTGCATCAGGATATCAGAGAGTTAAATATTGGACTGCTGAATATGATGCCTGATGCGGCACTACAGGCGACCGAACGTCAATTCATGCGATTGATTGGCAGTTGTAACCAGATTGCGCAGTTTTACATTCATCCCTTTTCAATTCCAGGTCTTGCCCGTGGAAAAGATACCCAGGATTATATCAATAATTTTTACACATCCTTTGAGAGCGTCAAAAAACAGGGGCTTGATGCCCTGATCATCACTGGCGCAAATGTCGCCAGCCCCATGCTGGAGCAACAACCATTCTGGCATACGCTGAAAGAAGTCATCAGTTGGGCTACTGAAAATGTGGCCTCCGTGCTTTGTTCCTGCCTTTCGACGCATGCGCTGGTGAAGCATCTGTATAATATTGATCGATACATGCTGCCACAAAAACTATGGGGCGTTTATAGCCATCGGATCACCCAGGTGGAACATCCTGTCCTGAGAGATATCAACACCCGGTTTGATGTCCCGCAATCCAGATACAACACCCTTTTGAGGGAACAACTCGAAAAGGCAGGATTGAAGATTCTGGTCGAATCTCTGGATGGAGGGGTTAACATGGCCGTCAGTCCTGATAATTTCAGAATTTTCTTTCTACAGGGACATCCTGAATATGACAGCAACAGTCTGCTGAAAGAATATAAACGTGAAATTCTGTTATTTCTGGATGGAAAACGACCTGATTATCCGCCTTCCCCGGAAAATTATTTCAGTCCTGAAGCCCAAAGCATTGCGGAACAATACAAACTCATGGTGTTTATTGCCAAAGAAAAAGGAACCCCCATTCCTCCCTTTCCTGAGCAAAGGATTGAACCTTATCTTGATAATACCTGGAGAGACACAGGAAAAGCCATTTTTAACAACTGGCTGGGCCTTGTCTATCAAAAAACCGCGTTTGATCATCCTCATCCGCTGGTCCGACCGGACAGTTCCGGAAAAACTGTCTGA
- a CDS encoding universal stress protein, translating into MAPRYLVPIDFSPVSVDVVRFADQWAVQTKAEIWILHVSQATYTYYPDRKQNGELLPQSVDDLKLKDWVAALDLKSPVQCFHKTGLPYYEILQASRQKDVASIIMAAHSHAMRDRLFLGSNTDHVLHHATCPVFVYKKNGQVFSENIIVPVDYHEINAQVIHFADQWCQINGGTLNFIHVIRNGEGKEVADMNFFEQKLFGFLDGFKIQSSYEAVIRVGKPYLEILALQEQINACWIMLAAHSHTQLDRLLMGSTTDYLAHNAKCPVYIFKQSTS; encoded by the coding sequence ATGGCTCCGAGGTATCTGGTTCCAATAGATTTTTCACCGGTATCTGTCGATGTTGTACGGTTTGCGGACCAATGGGCTGTTCAGACAAAGGCTGAAATTTGGATCCTGCATGTCAGTCAGGCAACTTATACGTATTATCCTGACCGGAAACAAAATGGTGAACTCCTTCCACAATCTGTGGATGATTTGAAATTGAAGGACTGGGTCGCAGCCCTCGATCTCAAGTCTCCTGTGCAGTGTTTTCATAAAACGGGGCTACCCTATTATGAGATTCTTCAGGCCTCCAGGCAGAAAGATGTGGCCTCCATCATTATGGCTGCCCATTCTCATGCCATGAGGGATCGTCTGTTTCTTGGAAGTAACACGGATCATGTTCTGCATCATGCAACCTGCCCGGTGTTTGTTTACAAGAAAAACGGGCAGGTGTTTTCCGAGAATATTATTGTGCCGGTGGATTATCATGAAATCAACGCGCAAGTGATTCATTTTGCGGATCAATGGTGCCAAATCAATGGTGGAACGCTTAATTTCATTCATGTGATCCGGAATGGAGAAGGCAAGGAGGTCGCAGACATGAATTTCTTTGAGCAGAAGCTGTTTGGATTTCTTGATGGTTTCAAGATCCAGTCTTCCTATGAAGCTGTCATTCGTGTAGGAAAACCCTATTTGGAAATTTTGGCACTTCAGGAACAGATAAATGCCTGCTGGATCATGTTGGCGGCTCATTCCCACACCCAATTAGACCGCCTGTTGATGGGAAGCACTACAGATTATCTGGCTCATAACGCAAAATGCCCCGTTTATATTTTTAAACAGTCAACCAGTTGA
- a CDS encoding glycogen debranching enzyme: protein MALFTKISPLAHAPSGMTHEGRQLVFSLYVKDAEKIEYLFYPNPYQMKMGQQYSRLECVELNLKTFSVGNLWNWKGELTADFDENYVFGVVIRIWKIDPQTGKAIPHLVIDPYSRETSGGEQWRQSEGFEIDAKTLKIKRIPRTSVHDPYVIRRLPVLRYYHYNVDRPAHPRIPLSESIIYECHVRGFTNSPTSRVSDPKYRGTYKGLTECIPYFLELGVTTIELLPIYDFDENENVNVSPFTREPLINYWGYSPLLFLAPKQSYAYNMEDPISEFKEMIDAFHEAGLEVILDVVYNHTAEQGSDGPIDHFRWLDEETYYIYHKTNLANYSGCGNTLNCSHPVVKRLILQSLRYWVNEIGVDGFRFDLASILDRNHEGQMNAFPYLLWEIKNDPALSAGIKVIAEPWDSGGGYQLGHIAYHACWAEWNDRFRNTVRKAVKGEDGMIWGIMNSLAGSPDVYQSIQNGRDFSINFLTAHDGMTMWDLVSYNHKHNEENGEENRDGTNDNFSYNCGIEGPTKDMAINNLRWKKMRMMHLMLQISNGTPMLLGGDELARTQLGNNNLYCIDSPLNWVDWRLVQKNVHLLRFVKQAIAIRKQYRDLLFSTESHYSWFNSEGGEADYSSYIRTLVWHISHPSHPKKAMCVLLNFFHGAIDFKFPESGQWFCVMDTKQDSNVMGRIMNNIVKVAGFSIQIYRRV, encoded by the coding sequence ATGGCTTTATTTACTAAAATCAGCCCCTTGGCTCATGCGCCGTCAGGCATGACGCATGAGGGGCGGCAACTGGTGTTCAGTCTCTATGTGAAAGATGCTGAAAAGATTGAGTATCTGTTTTATCCCAACCCCTATCAAATGAAAATGGGGCAGCAATACTCCCGTCTGGAATGTGTAGAGTTGAACCTGAAAACATTCAGCGTTGGCAATCTTTGGAATTGGAAAGGGGAGTTGACCGCTGACTTTGACGAAAATTATGTGTTTGGCGTTGTCATCCGTATTTGGAAAATCGATCCTCAAACCGGAAAAGCCATTCCACATCTGGTCATTGACCCCTATTCCAGAGAAACCTCGGGTGGAGAACAATGGCGACAATCAGAAGGCTTTGAAATTGATGCTAAAACGCTGAAGATTAAAAGAATTCCAAGAACATCTGTTCACGACCCATATGTGATCAGACGTTTGCCTGTATTACGCTATTATCACTACAATGTGGATCGACCTGCTCACCCACGAATACCGTTATCAGAATCCATTATTTATGAATGCCATGTCAGAGGTTTTACAAACAGTCCAACTTCAAGGGTTTCTGATCCAAAATATCGTGGCACCTATAAAGGTTTGACCGAGTGTATTCCCTATTTTCTGGAATTGGGAGTTACAACCATTGAACTTCTGCCGATCTATGATTTTGATGAAAATGAAAACGTCAATGTTTCGCCCTTCACACGAGAACCGTTGATCAATTATTGGGGCTATTCACCGTTATTGTTTCTGGCGCCCAAACAAAGCTATGCCTATAACATGGAGGATCCCATCTCCGAATTCAAGGAAATGATTGACGCCTTTCATGAGGCTGGCCTGGAAGTGATTCTGGATGTGGTTTACAACCATACCGCAGAACAGGGATCCGATGGTCCTATCGATCATTTTCGCTGGCTGGATGAGGAAACCTACTACATTTATCACAAAACAAATCTGGCTAATTATTCAGGTTGCGGAAATACCCTGAATTGTTCGCATCCTGTGGTGAAACGACTGATTTTGCAAAGCCTTCGTTATTGGGTGAATGAAATCGGGGTTGATGGTTTCAGGTTTGATCTGGCTTCTATCTTGGATAGAAATCATGAAGGTCAGATGAATGCGTTCCCGTATCTCCTGTGGGAAATTAAAAATGACCCGGCACTGTCGGCAGGCATCAAGGTCATTGCCGAACCCTGGGATAGTGGCGGGGGCTATCAACTCGGGCACATTGCCTATCATGCCTGCTGGGCAGAATGGAATGATCGTTTTCGTAATACGGTTCGAAAAGCTGTAAAGGGTGAGGATGGTATGATCTGGGGCATCATGAACAGTCTTGCCGGAAGTCCTGATGTTTATCAGTCGATTCAGAACGGACGTGATTTCAGCATCAATTTTCTCACGGCGCATGATGGTATGACCATGTGGGATCTTGTGTCCTACAACCACAAGCATAATGAGGAAAATGGAGAAGAAAACCGTGATGGTACCAATGATAACTTTTCCTACAATTGCGGAATAGAGGGTCCAACGAAAGATATGGCCATCAATAACCTCCGTTGGAAAAAAATGCGGATGATGCATTTAATGCTACAAATTTCAAATGGAACTCCCATGTTGCTTGGAGGCGATGAACTGGCACGCACGCAGTTGGGAAACAACAATCTCTATTGCATTGATTCCCCCTTGAATTGGGTAGATTGGCGATTGGTGCAGAAAAATGTCCATTTGTTGCGCTTTGTCAAGCAGGCCATTGCCATCAGAAAACAATATCGGGATTTATTGTTTTCCACTGAAAGTCATTATTCCTGGTTTAACTCCGAAGGTGGTGAAGCGGATTATAGTTCTTATATTCGCACACTGGTCTGGCATATTTCACATCCCAGTCATCCTAAAAAAGCCATGTGCGTTTTGCTTAATTTTTTTCATGGTGCCATTGATTTCAAATTTCCGGAGAGTGGACAGTGGTTTTGTGTCATGGATACAAAACAGGATTCAAATGTCATGGGCCGGATTATGAATAATATTGTCAAGGTTGCCGGTTTTTCAATACAGATTTACCGGCGTGTATGA
- the glgC gene encoding glucose-1-phosphate adenylyltransferase, protein MNVLSMILAGGEGTRLYPLTIDRAKPSVPIGGNYRIIDFVLNNFMNSGVLKMYVLTQFKSHSLMRHLRLGWRISGLTRTFIDPIPAQMQTGKKWYEGTADAIYQNINLIKDEDPELVCIFGGDHIYKMDIQQMIKFHQKKNAVMTVAAIPVPIRDAHHFGVIEVDDDWKMIGFQEKPKENPKTIPGDPDHVLASMGNYVFNTKELVEELMEDAQNVDSDHDFGKNIIPHLYPQGGVYVYNFLENDIPGISEKERGYWRDVGTIDAYWEANMDFIQVDPVFNLYNHKWPLNTYNPPYPPAKFVHFSEIRTGHAINSMVATGTIISGAMVEQCVISYNVRIHSFCHVSQSVIMDNVQIGRGAQIQRAIIDKDTIIAPGTRIGYDLEADRKRFHVSPNGIVVIPKGVRVE, encoded by the coding sequence ATGAATGTACTGAGCATGATACTGGCGGGAGGAGAGGGAACCCGGTTGTATCCACTAACGATTGACAGAGCCAAACCGTCCGTCCCTATTGGCGGAAATTACCGGATTATTGATTTTGTGTTGAATAATTTCATGAATTCCGGAGTTCTGAAAATGTATGTACTGACCCAGTTCAAATCGCACTCACTGATGCGCCATTTACGACTGGGATGGAGAATTTCCGGTTTGACCCGCACATTCATTGACCCCATTCCCGCCCAGATGCAGACCGGAAAGAAATGGTATGAGGGCACGGCAGACGCTATTTATCAGAATATCAACCTGATCAAGGATGAAGACCCTGAACTGGTGTGTATCTTTGGCGGCGATCACATCTACAAGATGGATATACAGCAAATGATCAAATTCCATCAAAAGAAAAACGCTGTGATGACTGTTGCGGCGATCCCGGTGCCAATACGTGATGCCCATCATTTCGGCGTGATTGAGGTTGATGACGATTGGAAAATGATCGGCTTTCAGGAAAAACCCAAAGAAAATCCCAAAACCATTCCGGGTGACCCTGACCATGTGCTGGCTTCCATGGGAAATTATGTGTTCAATACCAAAGAGTTGGTGGAAGAATTGATGGAAGACGCACAAAATGTTGATTCTGACCATGATTTTGGTAAAAATATCATTCCGCACCTATATCCACAGGGCGGCGTTTATGTTTATAACTTTCTGGAAAATGATATTCCGGGCATCAGTGAAAAGGAAAGAGGGTATTGGCGTGATGTAGGAACCATTGATGCTTATTGGGAAGCCAACATGGATTTTATTCAGGTTGACCCCGTTTTTAATCTGTATAATCATAAGTGGCCACTGAATACATACAACCCTCCTTATCCTCCAGCAAAATTTGTGCATTTCAGCGAGATACGAACAGGACATGCTATCAATTCCATGGTGGCAACTGGAACCATCATCAGCGGCGCGATGGTCGAACAGTGCGTCATCAGTTATAATGTCAGAATTCATAGTTTCTGTCATGTCAGTCAGTCGGTGATCATGGATAATGTGCAGATCGGCAGAGGCGCTCAGATTCAACGAGCTATTATTGACAAAGATACAATCATCGCACCTGGTACGAGAATCGGTTACGATCTTGAAGCTGACCGAAAGCGGTTTCATGTCTCGCCCAATGGCATTGTTGTTATTCCCAAAGGAGTTCGCGTTGAGTAA
- a CDS encoding glycogen synthase — protein MSKKYKIIFTISECNGFAKTGGLADVGMSLPLALKEHGHDVRIVIPFYRGVSRNYNTMTAVHSLGVPMGDHEAWCSVRYLIEEGVPVYFIEHNGFFDRDRIYDDGNYEYGDNALRFGFLSRAVLQLCKVLHFMPDIIHCNDWQTAMTPYYLKEYERDNYFLSKTASVLTIHNAAFQGKFWGGFAGPLAIAHKDMVSDCFEDFGMINFLKGGIAYADKINAVSPGYAEELTTYVGSHGLHDSFMRRQQDFSGILNGCDYHIWDPEIDHLIPAQFSLDDLSGKKLCKKMLQKSFNLPQLSHTPVIGIVSRLTQQKGFDYTLSAMRDILINNDVQVVILGAGESWIQDALHGLAWEFPEKCGVTIRYSEEVAHYIEAGSDMFLMPSLFEPCGLNQMYSLKYGTLPIVRAVGGLKNTVEHYNILDGSGTGFVFQLPTSGDVVQCVNFALETYHKRPTHFQKMIHQAMQQHFDWRSSTIKYEELYESAIKKRQSGSR, from the coding sequence TTGAGTAAAAAATATAAAATTATCTTCACTATCTCTGAATGTAATGGATTTGCCAAGACTGGAGGTCTTGCGGATGTCGGAATGTCACTGCCACTTGCTCTCAAGGAACACGGGCATGATGTCAGGATTGTTATTCCATTTTACCGTGGTGTCTCCAGAAACTATAACACGATGACTGCTGTTCATTCCCTCGGTGTTCCGATGGGGGACCATGAGGCATGGTGTTCCGTACGTTATCTGATCGAAGAAGGCGTTCCTGTTTATTTTATTGAGCATAATGGATTTTTCGATCGGGATCGTATCTACGATGATGGAAACTATGAATATGGTGATAACGCCCTGCGGTTTGGCTTTCTCTCCCGTGCGGTGTTGCAATTATGCAAAGTTCTCCATTTCATGCCGGATATCATTCACTGCAATGACTGGCAGACAGCAATGACACCCTATTATCTCAAGGAATATGAGCGCGATAATTATTTTTTGAGCAAAACCGCATCGGTTCTGACCATCCACAATGCGGCATTCCAGGGCAAATTCTGGGGTGGCTTTGCAGGGCCACTGGCTATCGCCCACAAAGATATGGTGTCAGACTGCTTTGAAGATTTCGGCATGATTAATTTTCTGAAGGGCGGTATTGCCTATGCCGACAAGATCAACGCAGTGAGTCCAGGTTATGCTGAAGAATTGACGACCTATGTGGGAAGTCATGGATTGCATGACTCATTCATGAGACGGCAACAGGATTTCAGCGGAATCCTCAATGGTTGCGATTATCATATCTGGGATCCTGAAATTGATCATCTGATTCCTGCTCAATTCAGTCTCGATGACTTGAGCGGCAAAAAACTCTGCAAAAAAATGCTTCAGAAAAGTTTTAATCTTCCTCAGCTTTCTCACACACCCGTGATCGGAATTGTCAGCCGATTGACCCAGCAGAAAGGCTTTGATTATACCCTGTCTGCGATGAGGGATATTCTGATTAATAATGATGTTCAGGTAGTGATCCTGGGCGCAGGCGAATCCTGGATTCAGGATGCCCTGCATGGCCTGGCCTGGGAATTTCCTGAAAAGTGTGGCGTGACGATCCGCTACAGTGAGGAAGTGGCCCATTATATCGAAGCCGGCAGCGATATGTTTTTAATGCCTTCTTTATTTGAACCCTGTGGACTGAATCAGATGTACAGTTTGAAATATGGCACCTTGCCCATTGTTCGGGCTGTCGGCGGATTAAAAAACACAGTGGAACATTATAACATCCTCGATGGCAGTGGAACAGGGTTTGTGTTCCAGTTGCCAACGAGCGGCGATGTGGTTCAGTGTGTGAACTTTGCCCTGGAAACCTATCATAAGCGCCCCACTCATTTCCAGAAAATGATACATCAGGCCATGCAACAACACTTTGATTGGCGCAGTTCAACCATTAAATATGAAGAACTCTATGAAAGTGCGATTAAAAAACGTCAATCAGGGTCCCGGTAA